In Sphingobacterium sp. R2, the genomic stretch TCCTGTCTTAAGTACAACAAGTATACAGCAATTGGACACCGTTATGCAGCATACTTATGATGAAAGATATGCCGAAATGCTGTTATCAAGCAGTTTTGTGAGCAAAAAATTATTGACCGATGGCGCAATCGATAGTGTGAAAGCAATGGCGTACATCAAGAAATATGATGCTATTTTTCCTAATGATAGGTTTTTTGTGCAGAAAAAGTTAAATCTACTTCAGCAGATTAAAGACGATAAGCAATACAACTCAACTTTGAAAAATACACCAGTAAATTTGTTAGCGGGAACACATCATCTCTCCAATTTGCTTTATAGAGGCGAGCTATCGAAGGATAAATTTATGGCCTTAATTCCTTTGCTGGACATGGAAAAGAAATATAACTGGATACAGAATAGTTTATACCAGGGGTATGCGCGTTCGAAGGAATACCTATCTGCTGGTGAACAGATCGAACTATTATTGAATGGCTTTTCTGAAGTTGAAAAACAATACATCTATCCTATGGTATTGTGGCGACGGATCGAAGAGTTGGTCAACGATCTACCACAATCTCGGAACCTATTTAATGAGCTGATGGGGCTGAACGCTGATTATTGGACCAATGGAAATGCGGGGCGGTATGCTTTAATGGCCTTTAAACGCGTGAGCACTATTGACGCGCAATACGGTATGCACATGTTAAACGACATCATAACAAAATTGACAACACTTTACAATACCGATCAGACTGAACGTAAAGATGTAACACGAGCGCATCTTGCCACCGCCTATTATTTTGCTTACCAATTAATTCATAAAAATGATAGAAGAGAGGCCTTGGCTTATTTGGAAAAAGCTGCCTTATATTCTCCAAAAAAAGATGCTGAAATTGCCTATGATTCCTATTACGACACGAACTTTTTAAAGGCTAAAAACAACTATTCGGAAGATTATCTGACCGAACTGGCTTCGACGGGACAGAAAGATGTAGCCTTACAAAAATACATTAGGGAGTTTCTGACCATGCAGGGAACAAGCTACAAGGGCTTACGTGATTTTTATCAACATTACTATTCAGATCAGAAGTTTAGCGAATTTTTTATGCAAAAAGTTGTTTCGCAGTTACCCGATGCCCCCAATTTTATCTTGAGCAACTTGCAGAATGGTCAAACAACAAAGGACGATTTGAAAGGTAAATGGACCTTGGTGGATTTTTGGGGTACCTGGTGCGGGCCATGTGTTGCAGAAATGCCAAAGCTTAATAATTTTTATGAGCAGCTCAAGATAGATAAAGAAAGGTCGCAAAGAATTGGGTTTGTCAGTATTGCGTGTATTGATACAGAAGATAAAGTGAAAAATTTTATTGCCAAAAACAATTATACGATACCAGTACTCATGTCGGACAATCGAGTGGAACGAGATTTTAATGTGCAGGGTTATCCGAGCAAGTATATTCTAACACCGGCGGGGAAGTTGATAGCGATGCCATTTGGTTTTGACTGGCAGCAGTTGTTAGAAGAAATAGCCGTTTTTTAATATAATTCTCGCTATTTAAAAATGTATTTATTTAATCCCTATGAAATGAATAGCTAGTCATTGACCTTTCCATATACTTTTTTTTATGCTGCTTTCGTTATATTTAAGCAGAAAGGGAATTAATTGATATTATAGCTAGAAATAATGTTAAAGCATTTAAAGTATATCGACGGCGCATCAGATAAATTTTGGGAAATTCAAACAACTGGGGCAACACATACCGTAACCTACGGTCGAAACGGAACGGCTGGACAAAGTAAAAGTAAAACATTCGACTCGGAAGAAGCCTGTCTAAAGGATGCCGAAAAGCTAATTGCTGAGAAGATAAAAAAGGGCTATTCTGAAGATGGTGCTGTAGGAGTCGATCGCGGTGAAAAAGACTCAGCTGTTCGACCGCTTTCGGTTGCTAGCCGACGGAAAGAAGAAGCGTTAGAGGCGCTGAAATTGCTTATCAAAGAGGCAAGGATTGAAAATATCATTCCATTTTTGGAAGAATACGCTAATGGCAACCTAGAAGTTTTAAAAAAAGAAATTCGTGCTGCCAAGCGCTACTGGGTTGATTATAGTGACCTCTCCAAAGATCCTGAATTTAAAAATAAGGCCCAATACAACTGGGGTATACGAGGTACGAAGGCACAGCAACGAACGGTGAAGTTGCTGGCTCTGGCCACATTTTCCGGCTCAGATGCAGGTAGCTGGGATATTTTTCATGAGCTTTTGAATCAAGCGAAGAGCCATGACGTGATGCAAATCCTAAGCTATGCCAAACCCAATTGGTTGGGCAGCTATTTATTGCAGTTAGTTCGTAAAAATGATTGGCAACGCATTACGTATGATAATCTTCGCTTACTAGAACAAATGGGACATATCGATTTTGAGCCAGAGCTCTATGCAAGCTCCATTTCTGGTTTTAATAATTATGAATCAAAAAGTTTTTTTGAACAACTCACAACCGATGAATTGACAATCCAAAGAGATATTCCACTAGTGTTTGCGTACGAGACAGGGATCCAAAATGCCTATTGGAATTATGATTATCATCATGCCGTCAATGAACTCTTATGGGATAAGGTGTTCGATACACTATTGGCCAATGGGAAAATTGATCCAGAACTCGTCATCACCGGAGCGCTTGAAGCTCAAACAAAAAACTGGAATATTAATCTAAAAAGCTATTTCAGAAAGCTTATTGAACGGATGAAGCTTTCTGAAGATAAAGTCATCGCATACCAGCAAAAATTCTTTCCCTTATTGCATGCTGAATCTAGCGCCGTGATCAATTTTGTAGTTGATTATCTGAAGCCATTCCTCTCGGATAAGGATTTTCATTTACAAGAGTTTTTGGATTGGGCAGAAAGTATCTTTATGCGGAGCGATGTTAAGTCAAGCCTGAAGACCCTTTTGATTCAATTTGATAAGCTATTGAAGCAAAAGCCAGCGTTGCGGGAGCGATTTGTTTTATTGGCTGCAGATTTATTTATGATTTCGGACCTACAGTTACAGGAAAGGGCAAGTAAGTTTATCTTAAAAAATCAGCATGAGCCACTGGAAGCGTTATCTGACAAGCTTCAATTATATCAAACGCAAATGATGGGAACAATAGCGGTTGACCTAAAGCATCTTTTTCAAAAAGAGGGTTATTCAGAAGCTGAAATCTTGGCTGAGCTGAGCGGTCATTCTGCCGAACGATATGTCTATCAGCCGATGGAATTTCGTCGCCTAAGCGAAGCTTATGAATACCCGAAGACCTGGAACGAATTGTTTTTCATGGTGGGTGAGGTTATCGGAGGTTCGGATCCTATTCAGGTGGAGATACTAATGAATGCGTGGGTGCAACACACTGCCGTTTTTCCTCCGGACTATCAAATACAACTCGAGCCTTACATTAAGCAGCTAACAGGATCTTATCGTGAATCATCTTGGTACAACCATTTCTCAGGCGCCTTTATAAACATGTATTATAAGCCGACTGAAGTATATAAGGATAAAGATCGTTACCACAATTACTCCAAATGGGTGAATCTGATGGGTAGCCAATTAGAGCTACTGCAACGCTATCGGATTGATGGTATTCGCTTACCGCTGCTGAGTCTGCCGACGCATAAGCCGTTTTGGATTGCGCCCAACATTCTCGTGCAGCGTATCTTGGCTTATCAGGAAGCAGAAGTGAAAATTAATTTATTAGACTTATCCATTGCGCTAAGCCGTACAGTTCGTGAAGATTTAGAGGGTATCGAAGTACTGATAAAGCAAATTAGGGAACAGCAACTCCAAGATGTGATCAGTTTTGCCTTAGGTCTGGATTCGATGAAACTTCAGCAACAGTCTTGGTTGAAGAATTTATTGTCTTTCAAAGATTCCGATCAGGCGAACTGGATTGGTGTGTGGGCAACTGTGGCCCGCACGCATCATCGCGATACTCATTTTCAAGAATTTACCAAAGAGCCTATGGCAGATATTCCCTTTGCTGCGGAACCATTTCGTCCCGAATTAAAAATAGAACCAACTTATTATAACGGTTACAATTACACGACCAAGAAATCGGAAAAGGTATACAATGGTGATAAGCTGACTTATCCTTTCCCGTCTTACAAACAGGGAGCTGAGACTTTTTTGTATCATAAAGATATTTTTAGTCGGGCCAATGATACGCTGTTGGCTTATTATTTGTATAGGGCGGATGTCCCTTTTATGCATAGCCTAATGCCGCAGAATACGGAAAGTCTTTCCATGTTTTTAACTGTGGGATTGAATGGTAAAAGTGATATTGGCGGAAAATCTTCGGCAGCTTATCTGCAGGAAATGTTGTACGATTTTTTCCGCTTTGATCAACAGTCTAATCTGTACCTGGCAACCTCGTTTTTCAATAAAGAGAAGGAAGTGCGTGCGATGGCGGTTGAAGTCATTTTGGCTGCAATTAACGAAAATAGATTGGACACCGCGCAGTTAGGTGTGCAACTTGGACTGATGCTCGGTAACGGCTATGGGCCGATTGGGCGATGCGTGGAAGTTCTGGAGCAATGTCGCGATATATCTTCGAAGCATAACAATGCTTTATTGCAGTTGCTGGAGATCGCTTTTATTCATTATCATATTGCCGAAAAGATGCCCACGAATTTTAAAAAGCTCGTCGAATACTATTACGATTTGATGAATAAGGAACAATACAGTTTTTCAGCTGAACTGCAAGAGGTTTTTGGGAAGCTGGAAATATACAAGAGTTTACAACCCATTTTGAAAAAAATAAGAAAATAACAATATGGCAGAGCAAGATATAGCGATTCACTATGCAAGAAATTCACAACTGACCCACCAATCGGGTATTCAGCAATTGGTATTAGCTCATCAGTCCGAATTGGCGGAAGTCGCCAATGTACCTTGTTTCTTCTGGGGGAGTTTGACAGATCCTTTGCTCACTTCCAAATGTTTGTTGACCTTGTCGAAAGTAGTGCGATCCAGTTTTGGACCCGTACCTCCAAGTTTGCGAGATCCGATCGTTTCAGCTGGTACTAACCAGATTCGTTTTGAGGGCTTTTCTTCCTGCAACGGTGTTTATGCACGTTTAGATTTATTGGAAGATGCTATTGATGGCGAATTTATTACCAGTGGTACAACCAATGTAGATTTCAATGAACCGATGCTTAATGCGTTAAACGCTGTCAAGAAGACCGAAAAGATGGTGTTGGGAGTAGGAAGCAACGAGGTTTCTATTCGTACTGATAAGGCCAAAGTGACGGAGAAGAAAGTAACATTGCCACCACGCTGGATCAAAGGACTGACTTCCGTTCAATTATATCTGGCGGGTATGGAGCTTCAGTTTGAACTAAATAAAATTCAGCTGATCCAATTATTTCAGGGCATTCCCAAAGGGAATGTGAAAGGGGAGTTCTATTTGACGAAAAGGGCTAACCGATTTGTATTTTCACCCATAAGTACAGGCAGTGCGGTACGTATTGGTGGCATTCAGCGATTGCGTTTATTGGAGGGGTTGGTGACCTATGCCGACAGGTTACTTGTTTATCAGGAAAAAGGAGGTGAGAGCGCGGCTTTTGTGGCCGACTTTGGTAAGATGAGACTGACTCTTGCTTTGTCACCGGATAGCTATCGCGGATTCTCGGGGGAAGGTAATGTGTTGGAAAATATAGTTAAGGCCGTTCCTGATGAATGGGTCCACGCCGTGAACGGATTACTTAAATCCAAC encodes the following:
- a CDS encoding TlpA family protein disulfide reductase, with the translated sequence MRSILLFFVLVNAVCFGQKNESYLIKQELFLGNKLANSKSTYVTVSSNKTVSKKVFPLEINTKAIMFTGPDRQFIFSSLCPDSNFNVLNSSALADILVQLQQPIYFNFQGKETIVDTASLKREIGMKAQHWELTDDVVAMVANNMTGVAAALSRELNHAYINKDFLKRLQVEPQLVDSKRYSMTKSDKQKVYLAFRDTSQQLEGELLIDRKGCKLTSLTQRHTYTFDNRPVLSTTSIQQLDTVMQHTYDERYAEMLLSSSFVSKKLLTDGAIDSVKAMAYIKKYDAIFPNDRFFVQKKLNLLQQIKDDKQYNSTLKNTPVNLLAGTHHLSNLLYRGELSKDKFMALIPLLDMEKKYNWIQNSLYQGYARSKEYLSAGEQIELLLNGFSEVEKQYIYPMVLWRRIEELVNDLPQSRNLFNELMGLNADYWTNGNAGRYALMAFKRVSTIDAQYGMHMLNDIITKLTTLYNTDQTERKDVTRAHLATAYYFAYQLIHKNDRREALAYLEKAALYSPKKDAEIAYDSYYDTNFLKAKNNYSEDYLTELASTGQKDVALQKYIREFLTMQGTSYKGLRDFYQHYYSDQKFSEFFMQKVVSQLPDAPNFILSNLQNGQTTKDDLKGKWTLVDFWGTWCGPCVAEMPKLNNFYEQLKIDKERSQRIGFVSIACIDTEDKVKNFIAKNNYTIPVLMSDNRVERDFNVQGYPSKYILTPAGKLIAMPFGFDWQQLLEEIAVF
- a CDS encoding DUF6493 family protein translates to MLKHLKYIDGASDKFWEIQTTGATHTVTYGRNGTAGQSKSKTFDSEEACLKDAEKLIAEKIKKGYSEDGAVGVDRGEKDSAVRPLSVASRRKEEALEALKLLIKEARIENIIPFLEEYANGNLEVLKKEIRAAKRYWVDYSDLSKDPEFKNKAQYNWGIRGTKAQQRTVKLLALATFSGSDAGSWDIFHELLNQAKSHDVMQILSYAKPNWLGSYLLQLVRKNDWQRITYDNLRLLEQMGHIDFEPELYASSISGFNNYESKSFFEQLTTDELTIQRDIPLVFAYETGIQNAYWNYDYHHAVNELLWDKVFDTLLANGKIDPELVITGALEAQTKNWNINLKSYFRKLIERMKLSEDKVIAYQQKFFPLLHAESSAVINFVVDYLKPFLSDKDFHLQEFLDWAESIFMRSDVKSSLKTLLIQFDKLLKQKPALRERFVLLAADLFMISDLQLQERASKFILKNQHEPLEALSDKLQLYQTQMMGTIAVDLKHLFQKEGYSEAEILAELSGHSAERYVYQPMEFRRLSEAYEYPKTWNELFFMVGEVIGGSDPIQVEILMNAWVQHTAVFPPDYQIQLEPYIKQLTGSYRESSWYNHFSGAFINMYYKPTEVYKDKDRYHNYSKWVNLMGSQLELLQRYRIDGIRLPLLSLPTHKPFWIAPNILVQRILAYQEAEVKINLLDLSIALSRTVREDLEGIEVLIKQIREQQLQDVISFALGLDSMKLQQQSWLKNLLSFKDSDQANWIGVWATVARTHHRDTHFQEFTKEPMADIPFAAEPFRPELKIEPTYYNGYNYTTKKSEKVYNGDKLTYPFPSYKQGAETFLYHKDIFSRANDTLLAYYLYRADVPFMHSLMPQNTESLSMFLTVGLNGKSDIGGKSSAAYLQEMLYDFFRFDQQSNLYLATSFFNKEKEVRAMAVEVILAAINENRLDTAQLGVQLGLMLGNGYGPIGRCVEVLEQCRDISSKHNNALLQLLEIAFIHYHIAEKMPTNFKKLVEYYYDLMNKEQYSFSAELQEVFGKLEIYKSLQPILKKIRK
- a CDS encoding SWIM zinc finger family protein, with the protein product MAEQDIAIHYARNSQLTHQSGIQQLVLAHQSELAEVANVPCFFWGSLTDPLLTSKCLLTLSKVVRSSFGPVPPSLRDPIVSAGTNQIRFEGFSSCNGVYARLDLLEDAIDGEFITSGTTNVDFNEPMLNALNAVKKTEKMVLGVGSNEVSIRTDKAKVTEKKVTLPPRWIKGLTSVQLYLAGMELQFELNKIQLIQLFQGIPKGNVKGEFYLTKRANRFVFSPISTGSAVRIGGIQRLRLLEGLVTYADRLLVYQEKGGESAAFVADFGKMRLTLALSPDSYRGFSGEGNVLENIVKAVPDEWVHAVNGLLKSNELFDPTMLSIEHDVDFDTMDTLSASLSSIGLLGYDLHSHQHYYRRLPFKMERILALNPRLKNAKKLVATAGVQFVKNTTDYTEARVDGSGVQHTVIIQGDKSQCTCNWFTNHQAKRGLCKHILAVKMLNG